In Treponema sp. OMZ 798, the following proteins share a genomic window:
- a CDS encoding rhodanese-like domain-containing protein codes for MKKIGALLMFLIAGIFSASCTTKSAENITRMSGSSLEAIIKDEKEVKNYLIIDVREDHEYKAGHVPHSINISVQEIESRISEISDWKEKNVIVICRSGRRSRAAAEILAKHGFKKIFDADGVSKYNYKLEK; via the coding sequence ATGAAAAAAATAGGTGCACTTTTAATGTTTTTAATCGCAGGCATTTTTTCGGCTTCTTGTACTACAAAATCTGCTGAAAATATTACCCGAATGAGCGGTTCCAGTCTGGAAGCTATTATAAAAGATGAAAAGGAAGTAAAAAACTATCTTATAATCGATGTCCGTGAAGATCATGAATATAAGGCAGGCCATGTCCCGCACTCAATAAATATAAGCGTACAAGAAATCGAAAGCCGCATTTCCGAAATTTCCGATTGGAAAGAAAAAAATGTAATAGTAATCTGCAGGAGCGGAAGAAGGAGCCGAGCAGCAGCCGAAATTCTAGCAAAGCATGGATTTAAAAAGATATTCGATGCTGATGGCGTAAGCAAATATAACTACAAACTGGAAAAATAA
- a CDS encoding DbpA RNA binding domain-containing protein, whose protein sequence is MSNKIRIEDEEQLISSLKDLIEAIKTQENPEELNLYRRIFKKAVPLTMRSYVAAYLIKQAGIGGSRVYKKDSRNGSGKGSFKQNPARPSRPKVILAEEESTSLFIGVGRKRGIFPKDIITLLIQGAGISREHIGDIRILDNYCFVQVMQDEAESIIEKLNNSYYRGKNLTVSHSRKPEDEDENFEDSEAFNDENVENYAEEENNQNQSESEL, encoded by the coding sequence GTGTCAAACAAAATTAGAATTGAAGATGAAGAACAATTAATTTCATCCTTAAAAGATCTTATCGAGGCGATAAAAACACAGGAAAACCCTGAAGAATTAAACCTATATCGCCGCATCTTTAAAAAAGCAGTCCCGCTCACGATGCGGTCTTATGTTGCCGCTTACCTTATTAAACAAGCGGGAATCGGGGGCAGCCGCGTTTATAAAAAAGACAGCCGAAACGGCTCTGGAAAAGGTTCTTTTAAACAAAACCCTGCAAGACCGTCAAGGCCTAAAGTCATATTGGCAGAAGAGGAGTCAACAAGTCTTTTTATCGGCGTAGGCCGAAAAAGAGGAATTTTTCCAAAAGATATTATAACCTTGTTGATTCAGGGAGCAGGTATTTCACGTGAACACATCGGCGACATAAGAATTTTGGATAACTACTGCTTTGTCCAAGTTATGCAGGATGAAGCTGAGAGCATCATAGAGAAGCTTAACAACAGCTATTACCGAGGCAAGAATTTAACGGTTAGTCATTCAAGGAAACCAGAGGATGAAGATGAAAATTTTGAAGATTCTGAAGCCTTTAATGACGAGAATGTAGAAAATTACGCAGAAGAAGAAAATAACCAGAATCAGTCTGAAAGCGAATTATAG